Proteins co-encoded in one Christiangramia fulva genomic window:
- a CDS encoding YceI family protein encodes MKTLLTSILSVIFCTCITAQKDFDKAIVKISPKSELVIAGSTNVNKFNCRFNTELIGAPKNLEFTTDGDNLYFKSLALHLETRGFDCGHRKMNDDLWDLLQAQKYPEIVISVNRIKIISESYAKAYITVQMAGQSNKYSLPVKIDGKTYSGRFEMNIRDFGLEPPVKALGLIEVNEMIEVNFNLQTLVDIL; translated from the coding sequence ATGAAAACTCTCTTAACCTCAATACTCAGTGTGATTTTCTGCACCTGTATTACTGCTCAGAAAGATTTTGATAAGGCTATAGTGAAGATCTCTCCTAAAAGCGAACTTGTGATCGCGGGAAGTACCAACGTGAACAAATTCAACTGCCGATTTAATACTGAACTTATTGGCGCACCAAAAAATCTTGAGTTTACTACTGACGGAGATAACCTTTATTTTAAATCTCTGGCCTTACACCTGGAAACAAGAGGTTTTGACTGCGGACATAGAAAAATGAATGATGATCTTTGGGATCTCCTGCAGGCGCAGAAATATCCTGAAATTGTCATTTCTGTCAATCGAATCAAAATTATATCTGAAAGTTATGCCAAAGCCTACATTACTGTACAAATGGCCGGCCAGAGCAACAAATACAGTCTTCCGGTCAAAATTGACGGAAAGACCTACAGCGGAAGGTTTGAAATGAACATTCGTGATTTTGGTCTTGAACCTCCTGTAAAAGCACTTGGCCTGATTGAGGTTAACGAGATGATAGAGGTTAATTTTAACCTTCAAACGCTCGTAGACATTTTATAA
- a CDS encoding mannose-1-phosphate guanylyltransferase has product MGNRENRQLSENSLQKIGISEYKDIVEATPRNTAPAIAFAAFSANPDDILLVTPADHIIKEGKDYEKAVKRAIELAGQDHIVTFGLKPLHPETGFGYIEFDEEEVISFREKPDLETAKRFLEEGRFLWNSGMFCFKAGVFLEELQKFEPEVFAKSQLAVQEAKDGRLEIKASLDIPSISVDYAVMERSDKMKVVASEFEWSDMGSFEAIYDYLFAQGHPVDEMGNMVIGSNNYTAFVGLRNSILVCTPDANLVLQKADSQEVKKIYEQLEKQKSLLLN; this is encoded by the coding sequence GTGGGAAATCGTGAAAACAGGCAACTTAGTGAGAATAGTCTTCAAAAGATCGGCATATCTGAGTATAAAGATATCGTGGAAGCAACTCCAAGAAATACGGCTCCGGCGATTGCCTTTGCAGCTTTTTCAGCCAATCCCGATGATATCTTACTCGTGACCCCGGCTGATCATATTATCAAAGAAGGAAAAGATTATGAAAAGGCAGTAAAACGAGCCATCGAATTAGCCGGGCAGGATCATATTGTCACCTTCGGATTAAAACCCCTACATCCCGAAACCGGCTTTGGTTATATAGAATTTGATGAGGAAGAGGTGATCTCTTTCAGGGAAAAGCCAGACCTCGAGACTGCAAAAAGATTCCTAGAAGAAGGTCGATTTTTATGGAATAGCGGAATGTTCTGCTTTAAAGCGGGCGTGTTCCTGGAAGAACTTCAAAAATTCGAACCGGAGGTTTTTGCAAAAAGTCAGCTTGCTGTGCAGGAAGCGAAGGATGGCCGACTTGAAATAAAAGCATCTTTAGATATCCCATCGATCAGTGTTGATTACGCGGTGATGGAGCGAAGCGATAAGATGAAGGTAGTCGCTTCCGAATTCGAATGGAGTGACATGGGAAGTTTTGAGGCAATATATGATTACCTGTTTGCTCAGGGTCATCCGGTAGATGAAATGGGGAATATGGTAATCGGCTCTAATAATTACACAGCATTCGTAGGACTGCGGAACAGTATCCTGGTATGTACGCCCGATGCTAACCTGGTGCTTCAAAAAGCAGACTCTCAGGAAGTAAAAAAAATTTATGAACAATTAGAGAAGCAAAAATCCCTTCTTCTTAATTAA
- a CDS encoding UpxY family transcription antiterminator, translating to MPWYVVRTKPQHEIKSARILEELGMEVFCPTIQEIRQWSDRKKKVTLPLFKSYLFVNATPNNRNRVFEAPGVLNFLYWQKQPAIARKEEIETIKTWLNNDKIEGLEVGQFQLGEELSIKNGKFANKKAIVKEVGKRQLKLILPELGWTLTANIQDVI from the coding sequence ATGCCCTGGTATGTAGTACGCACCAAGCCACAACATGAAATAAAATCGGCCAGGATCCTGGAAGAGCTGGGGATGGAAGTCTTTTGTCCCACCATCCAGGAGATCAGGCAGTGGAGTGACCGGAAGAAGAAGGTCACCTTGCCTCTTTTTAAGTCCTATTTATTTGTAAATGCAACTCCTAATAATCGAAACCGTGTTTTTGAAGCTCCTGGCGTCCTTAATTTTTTATACTGGCAAAAGCAGCCTGCCATAGCCAGGAAAGAGGAAATTGAAACCATCAAAACCTGGCTGAACAATGACAAGATCGAGGGACTCGAAGTAGGGCAATTCCAGCTCGGCGAGGAGCTAAGCATAAAGAACGGGAAATTTGCCAATAAAAAAGCCATTGTTAAGGAAGTTGGCAAGCGCCAGCTTAAACTTATTCTTCCGGAATTAGGATGGACTTTAACCGCTAATATTCAGGATGTTATATAG
- a CDS encoding acetyl-CoA hydrolase/transferase family protein — MRDFKVVSPAEAVSEVKSGDRVFFQGAAMTPNNLIQALCERYRELENVEIIQIHTEGSATYTIPPYNKAFKVNSCFVSSNVRKAVNSVNGAYIPIFLSEVHQLFRRNILPLDCAFIQVSPPDKHGFCSLGVSVDITIPAIQNAKKIIAQINPQVPRTHGDGIIHISKIDAAMEVNLPILSAPVSEPSEIEKKIGKHVAELVEDGATLQMGIGGIPNVVLENLINHKRLGIHTEMFSDGVLPLIEKGVITGEEKEIKTGKLVTCFAVGSPKLYNFIDDNPLVHFKEAAYTNDTSIIRQNPKVTAINSAIEIDLTGQVCADTIGKLQYSGVGGQMDFIRGASLSEGGKAIIALPSVTANGISKIVPYLKEGAGVTTTRAHVHYIATEYGVVDLFGKNMKQRAKALISIAHPDHREELSKQTFERLNI; from the coding sequence ATGAGAGATTTTAAAGTAGTATCACCTGCCGAAGCGGTGAGTGAAGTGAAATCTGGAGACAGGGTTTTCTTCCAGGGAGCGGCCATGACGCCCAACAACCTCATCCAAGCATTATGTGAAAGATACCGGGAACTTGAAAATGTCGAGATCATCCAGATACATACCGAAGGTTCTGCCACCTACACTATTCCGCCTTACAATAAAGCCTTTAAGGTAAACAGCTGTTTTGTAAGCAGCAACGTGAGAAAAGCGGTCAACTCGGTTAACGGCGCTTATATCCCGATTTTTCTCAGCGAGGTTCATCAGCTTTTTCGTAGAAATATCCTTCCCTTAGATTGTGCTTTTATACAGGTCTCTCCACCTGATAAACACGGATTTTGTTCTTTGGGAGTTTCAGTAGATATTACCATTCCCGCCATTCAGAATGCTAAAAAGATCATCGCACAGATCAATCCGCAAGTGCCAAGAACGCATGGTGATGGTATCATCCACATCAGCAAGATCGATGCGGCGATGGAAGTAAACCTGCCAATCCTTTCAGCACCTGTTTCCGAACCATCCGAAATTGAAAAAAAGATTGGTAAACATGTGGCTGAGCTCGTGGAAGACGGCGCCACCCTTCAAATGGGAATTGGCGGTATCCCAAATGTGGTGCTTGAAAACCTTATAAACCATAAACGTTTGGGGATACACACCGAAATGTTTTCAGATGGTGTGCTTCCACTCATAGAAAAGGGAGTGATCACCGGCGAGGAAAAAGAAATAAAAACAGGCAAACTGGTGACCTGTTTCGCCGTGGGTTCTCCTAAACTCTACAATTTTATAGATGATAATCCGCTGGTGCATTTCAAAGAAGCCGCATATACCAACGATACCTCGATCATTAGGCAAAATCCTAAAGTCACTGCGATCAATTCAGCAATTGAAATAGATCTCACGGGACAGGTTTGTGCCGATACTATTGGAAAATTGCAGTATAGCGGCGTGGGCGGACAAATGGATTTCATTCGCGGAGCTTCCCTTTCAGAAGGCGGAAAAGCCATTATCGCCCTGCCTTCAGTCACCGCAAACGGGATCTCGAAAATCGTTCCCTATCTTAAAGAAGGAGCCGGAGTTACCACCACCAGGGCTCACGTGCATTATATCGCCACCGAATATGGCGTCGTGGATCTCTTCGGAAAAAATATGAAGCAAAGAGCGAAAGCCCTGATTTCCATTGCGCATCCCGATCATCGCGAAGAGCTATCAAAACAAACTTTTGAAAGACTGAATATTTGA
- a CDS encoding glycosyltransferase family 117 protein, producing MTDFNFSRWNKILGWLVFVIALTTYTLTLEPTASFWDAGEYIATSANLEVGHPPGAPLYQMLGAFFSTFAPNKGEIAHMINFMSGLASAFAILFMFWSITLLVRKMTGPAEKLSPGKKMAVLGSALVGSLAFTFTDSFWFNAVEAEVYASATCLMAICFYLGLLWERDMFKPRGNRWIILISFIIGLSFGVHFMVLLTLPAIGFLYFFKNYKKVTVKNFIVANIVVVAVLMFIFKLLLPYTLTFFAASELFFTNSLGMPFNTGTIVALLVIIAIFYFGINYTRKHNYYKYNTLLLCILFVLIGFSSWTMLPIRSNAPTIINENSPDNARELLAYYNREQYGETHLFYGPQWTEMYSGLDPDNPYLDAKPNYEKNKELGKYVIINDYKNARQNLDDRHKAILPRMWSTEHAVNYMKFTGPLDFKIKPEYQDEQRLVQAVNQFKQQFARGERDLSDYHNFLRQFSDYLIVEKPSFADNISYLLEYQIGYMYWRYFLWNFVGRQDDIQGKYGDLHGNWLSGIKFIDEMHLGSQEDLTSDMLNNKARNTYYFLPLILGLIGFVFHLKRDRKNFWVLLVFFLFTGIALKIYLNERPFEPRERDYALVGSFYVFAIWIGMGVYALFDKLKAYLKPKILAPAITVVCLLCVPILMASENWDDHDRSNRDTAFTMAKMYLDSVDKNGIIFTIGDNDTFALWYVQQVEKYRTDVRIINTSLLATDWYIDQMKRQAFESEPVPSQLSADFYHGKNDAIFLKEITTDTIPINTWLNYIQNDDPRTKAELQSGSMINTYPSRHVRIPVDKETVLENGIVAPKNADKIVDHIDITIDGQVLYKNRLLMLDIIANNHWKRPIYFTGGSFGDEDYLWMKDYLQLDGMAYELVPIKTPVDKRNPFDMGRIDAEKMYNIVKNWDWGNMGSSEIYHDPETRKNSITYRSNLARLTEKLISEGDTLKAKEILDMGMKQMPVEYYEYYTLLEPFIRGYYEINEDKKALDLWEKVAKKYQENLEFYSNWDAERQYSYADEIITDMERYRGLIDMLAQYEDRETVEKKAEKFNSYLKLFRNFYREDEDYETKAPEQELMKGLDVGTGIDTLSIDSVDQ from the coding sequence ATGACCGATTTTAATTTTAGCAGGTGGAACAAAATACTGGGATGGCTGGTATTTGTTATCGCACTGACTACCTATACTCTTACCCTCGAACCAACGGCAAGCTTTTGGGATGCCGGAGAATATATAGCCACCTCGGCAAATCTTGAAGTAGGACATCCTCCGGGAGCTCCGCTATATCAAATGCTCGGAGCCTTTTTCTCAACCTTTGCACCCAACAAGGGTGAGATCGCACATATGATCAATTTCATGAGTGGCCTGGCCAGTGCCTTTGCGATTTTATTTATGTTCTGGTCGATCACCCTGTTGGTCAGGAAGATGACCGGTCCGGCAGAAAAACTGAGTCCGGGAAAAAAAATGGCCGTTCTGGGAAGCGCCCTTGTTGGATCACTGGCTTTTACTTTTACCGATAGTTTCTGGTTCAATGCCGTGGAAGCCGAAGTATATGCCTCGGCAACCTGTTTGATGGCGATCTGTTTTTACCTGGGACTGCTATGGGAACGGGATATGTTCAAGCCTCGCGGCAACAGGTGGATAATTTTGATATCCTTCATTATAGGACTTTCTTTCGGGGTGCATTTTATGGTTTTGCTGACCCTTCCTGCCATCGGTTTTCTGTATTTCTTTAAAAACTATAAAAAAGTCACGGTTAAGAATTTTATAGTGGCCAATATTGTGGTGGTCGCGGTTTTAATGTTCATTTTTAAACTGCTCCTTCCCTACACGCTTACCTTTTTTGCGGCTTCAGAACTTTTCTTCACCAATAGCCTTGGAATGCCTTTTAACACGGGCACCATTGTTGCCCTACTGGTGATCATTGCCATTTTCTATTTCGGAATAAACTATACCCGAAAACATAATTATTACAAGTACAACACGCTGCTGCTTTGCATTCTGTTCGTTCTTATAGGTTTCTCCAGCTGGACAATGCTTCCTATTAGAAGTAATGCCCCCACGATCATCAATGAGAACAGTCCTGATAATGCAAGGGAACTCCTGGCTTATTACAACCGTGAACAGTACGGTGAAACGCACCTGTTTTATGGCCCGCAATGGACGGAAATGTATTCGGGACTGGACCCTGATAATCCATATTTGGATGCAAAACCTAATTATGAAAAGAATAAAGAATTAGGAAAATATGTGATCATCAATGATTATAAAAATGCACGGCAAAATCTGGATGATCGTCATAAAGCTATCCTTCCGCGTATGTGGAGTACCGAGCATGCGGTGAATTATATGAAATTTACCGGTCCGCTGGATTTTAAGATTAAACCCGAATATCAGGATGAACAACGGCTGGTGCAGGCGGTAAATCAATTTAAACAGCAGTTTGCGCGGGGAGAAAGAGACTTGTCCGACTACCATAATTTTCTCAGACAATTCAGCGATTACCTCATTGTTGAAAAACCCAGTTTCGCCGATAATATTTCCTACTTGCTCGAATACCAGATAGGTTATATGTACTGGCGTTATTTTCTATGGAATTTTGTGGGCCGCCAGGACGATATCCAGGGTAAATATGGCGATTTGCACGGAAACTGGCTCAGCGGCATTAAGTTTATAGACGAAATGCACCTTGGTTCACAGGAAGATCTGACTTCAGATATGCTGAATAACAAAGCCAGAAACACCTATTATTTCCTTCCGCTGATATTAGGCCTTATTGGATTTGTTTTTCATCTGAAAAGGGACCGGAAGAATTTCTGGGTCCTGCTCGTATTCTTCCTGTTTACGGGAATCGCGTTGAAAATTTATCTGAATGAACGCCCCTTTGAACCGCGGGAAAGAGATTACGCATTAGTGGGATCTTTTTACGTGTTCGCCATCTGGATCGGGATGGGTGTATATGCGCTTTTTGACAAATTAAAGGCCTACCTGAAACCCAAAATACTTGCCCCCGCAATAACAGTAGTTTGCCTGCTTTGTGTGCCGATATTGATGGCTTCGGAAAATTGGGACGATCACGATCGCTCCAATCGCGATACCGCTTTTACCATGGCTAAAATGTACCTCGATTCGGTTGATAAGAACGGGATCATTTTTACCATTGGCGATAATGACACTTTTGCACTCTGGTACGTCCAACAGGTAGAAAAATATCGTACCGATGTACGTATTATTAATACCAGCCTTCTGGCAACCGACTGGTATATTGATCAGATGAAAAGGCAGGCTTTTGAAAGCGAGCCCGTTCCCTCTCAATTATCTGCAGATTTCTATCATGGTAAGAATGATGCTATTTTCCTTAAGGAGATTACCACTGATACGATTCCTATCAATACCTGGCTGAATTATATTCAAAATGATGATCCTCGTACCAAAGCCGAGCTGCAAAGCGGTTCCATGATCAACACATATCCTTCACGTCACGTTCGCATTCCCGTGGATAAAGAGACCGTTCTTGAGAATGGAATTGTTGCGCCAAAAAATGCCGATAAAATTGTAGACCATATAGATATTACGATAGATGGCCAGGTGCTTTATAAAAACCGTTTGCTAATGCTGGATATCATTGCCAACAACCACTGGAAACGACCTATATATTTTACAGGCGGAAGTTTTGGCGATGAAGATTACCTGTGGATGAAAGATTATTTGCAGCTCGACGGAATGGCCTATGAACTGGTTCCCATAAAAACACCGGTAGACAAAAGAAATCCTTTTGATATGGGTCGTATTGATGCTGAAAAAATGTACAATATTGTAAAAAACTGGGACTGGGGAAATATGGGATCTTCAGAAATCTATCACGACCCGGAAACCCGTAAGAATTCCATTACCTATCGCAGTAACCTGGCTAGGCTCACTGAAAAACTTATCAGTGAGGGAGACACCTTAAAAGCAAAAGAAATTCTGGATATGGGAATGAAGCAGATGCCGGTTGAATATTATGAATATTACACCCTGCTGGAACCTTTTATTCGGGGCTATTACGAAATAAATGAAGACAAAAAAGCCCTGGATCTTTGGGAGAAAGTTGCTAAAAAATATCAGGAAAACCTCGAATTCTACAGCAATTGGGATGCTGAAAGGCAATACAGCTATGCTGATGAGATCATTACCGACATGGAAAGATATCGAGGATTAATCGATATGCTGGCACAATATGAAGATCGTGAAACGGTAGAGAAAAAAGCCGAAAAATTCAACAGCTATCTGAAGTTGTTCCGAAATTTCTATCGGGAAGATGAAGATTATGAAACAAAAGCTCCTGAACAGGAATTAATGAAAGGCCTGGATGTTGGCACGGGAATTGACACTTTATCAATAGATTCTGTTGACCAGTAA
- the gmd gene encoding GDP-mannose 4,6-dehydratase: MSKKIALITGVTGQDGAYLSEFLLKKNYIVHGIKRRASQFNTDRVDHLYQDPHEENRNFILHYGDMTDSTNLIRLIQEIQPDEIYNLAAMSHVGVSFETPEYTGNADGLGTLRILDAVRLLGLEKKTRIYQASTSELYGKVQEVPQTEKTPFYPRSPYGVAKLYAYWITVNYREAYGMYASNGILFNHESPLRGETFVTRKITRAAARIALGLQDKFYLGNLDAQRDWGHARDYVRMMWMILQAEEAEDWVIATGKTTPVREFVRMAFAEVGIELEFKGIGKDEKAYIKTCSNPDFQVEIGKEVLAVDPKYFRPTEVDLLIGDASKAKNKLGWVPEYDLQDLVKDMMQSDVEFMQKDQHLKEGGYTTLNYYE; this comes from the coding sequence ATGAGTAAAAAAATAGCATTAATCACAGGAGTTACCGGTCAGGACGGAGCTTATTTAAGTGAATTCCTTCTAAAGAAAAACTATATTGTTCATGGGATAAAGCGAAGAGCTTCCCAGTTCAATACTGACAGGGTTGACCATCTTTACCAGGATCCGCATGAAGAAAACAGGAATTTTATCCTGCATTATGGAGATATGACCGATAGTACCAACCTGATTCGTCTCATCCAGGAGATCCAGCCAGATGAGATCTATAATCTGGCCGCGATGAGCCACGTAGGTGTGTCTTTTGAAACTCCTGAATATACCGGCAATGCAGACGGACTTGGGACTCTCAGGATACTTGATGCTGTAAGACTACTCGGCCTGGAGAAAAAAACCAGGATCTACCAGGCTTCCACTTCCGAATTGTACGGAAAAGTGCAGGAAGTACCACAAACCGAAAAGACTCCTTTTTATCCACGGAGTCCCTATGGAGTGGCTAAATTATATGCCTACTGGATCACCGTTAATTATCGTGAGGCTTACGGGATGTATGCCTCTAACGGGATCCTCTTTAACCACGAATCTCCCTTGCGAGGTGAAACTTTTGTAACCCGAAAGATCACACGTGCAGCAGCTCGTATTGCTCTAGGCTTGCAGGATAAGTTTTATCTTGGTAACCTGGATGCACAGAGGGACTGGGGACACGCCAGGGATTATGTGAGAATGATGTGGATGATCCTGCAGGCTGAAGAAGCCGAAGACTGGGTTATCGCTACCGGAAAGACCACTCCGGTAAGGGAATTTGTAAGAATGGCCTTTGCGGAAGTAGGGATAGAACTTGAATTCAAGGGTATAGGGAAAGACGAAAAAGCCTATATTAAAACCTGCAGTAATCCTGATTTTCAGGTAGAAATAGGAAAAGAAGTCCTGGCGGTAGATCCTAAATATTTCAGACCTACCGAAGTGGATCTTTTAATTGGAGATGCTTCGAAAGCTAAAAATAAACTTGGGTGGGTTCCGGAATATGATCTTCAGGATCTTGTAAAAGACATGATGCAGTCTGATGTGGAATTTATGCAGAAAGATCAGCATTTGAAGGAAGGTGGATATACCACTTTGAATTACTATGAATAA
- a CDS encoding GxxExxY protein, with the protein MSNLLYEQETYKIIGACMKVHKNLGSGFLESVYQEVLEKEFTKEEIPFQKEIKLNLFYEGEKLDKYFKADFLCYDKIIVELKSVAFLSKNLESQVINYLKATNKEVGLLINFGEKSLKWKRFINSSHS; encoded by the coding sequence GTGTCGAACCTATTATACGAACAAGAAACCTATAAGATCATTGGTGCATGTATGAAGGTTCATAAGAACTTGGGAAGCGGATTTTTAGAGTCGGTTTACCAGGAGGTTCTGGAAAAAGAGTTTACTAAAGAAGAAATTCCATTCCAGAAGGAGATAAAGCTGAATCTGTTCTATGAGGGAGAGAAGCTAGATAAATATTTTAAGGCTGATTTCCTTTGTTACGACAAAATAATAGTAGAATTAAAATCTGTGGCTTTTTTGAGTAAGAACCTGGAAAGTCAGGTCATCAATTATTTAAAAGCCACCAACAAAGAAGTTGGTTTATTAATTAACTTCGGAGAGAAAAGTTTAAAATGGAAACGTTTTATAAATTCATCCCATTCGTAG
- a CDS encoding ISAon1 family transposase N-terminal region protein, whose amino-acid sequence MNKETDLSLLKLFLPEGLLMFFNVVGFDKKPIKDPLYVNRLTIYLEEKKEIPETYKNHHYKASGFMEPRIIDDYPIRDNLVSLSLKRRRWDVLVDGKWIKVNRSWGDFIAQGTRLSKEFADFLKEGDR is encoded by the coding sequence ATGAACAAAGAGACTGATCTATCCCTACTAAAGCTATTCCTTCCTGAAGGATTGCTAATGTTTTTTAATGTTGTTGGATTTGATAAAAAGCCAATTAAAGATCCTCTATATGTTAATCGCCTTACCATTTATTTGGAAGAGAAAAAGGAAATACCTGAAACTTATAAAAATCACCATTACAAAGCTAGTGGCTTTATGGAGCCCCGGATAATTGATGATTATCCGATTCGGGACAATTTGGTGAGTCTAAGCTTGAAGCGAAGACGCTGGGATGTTCTAGTAGATGGGAAGTGGATCAAAGTAAACCGCAGTTGGGGAGATTTTATTGCACAGGGTACTCGTCTTTCAAAAGAGTTCGCTGATTTTTTAAAAGAAGGCGACCGATAA
- the rhuM gene encoding RhuM family protein, whose product MKTNEVVIFRPSKKETEFQVILDPGNETIWASEQEIADLFDRDRTVIGRHVRNSFKEGELVKDSVSAKFAHTAQDEKTYQVTRYNLDVVISVGYRVKSPIATEFRRWATSKLRDYLLKGYAINENLLKEQKNQIKNLEQEINRIQEEADRTQRTLTEGFLSIITSYSKSFKLLNQYDSEELSIEGLNENIIYVIDPGEVRKAIQQLKSNLIQKGEATELFGNEKDKSFEGILGSISQTAFGEPAYPTVEQQAAQLLYSIIKGHAFSDGNKRIGSFLFVWFLEQNNFHLNSQGQQKINENTLVSIALAVAQSAPDQRELIKQLIINLIKE is encoded by the coding sequence ATGAAGACCAATGAAGTAGTAATTTTTCGTCCGTCTAAGAAAGAAACGGAGTTTCAGGTAATTCTTGATCCGGGAAATGAAACTATTTGGGCTTCAGAACAGGAAATCGCAGATCTGTTTGACAGAGACAGAACTGTAATTGGAAGACATGTCAGAAATTCTTTTAAGGAAGGTGAACTGGTGAAAGATTCAGTTAGTGCAAAATTTGCACATACTGCCCAGGATGAAAAAACTTATCAGGTAACCAGATATAACCTTGATGTGGTGATTAGTGTTGGCTATCGCGTAAAGTCTCCAATTGCTACTGAATTTAGAAGATGGGCTACTTCAAAATTACGAGACTATCTCCTTAAAGGATATGCTATCAATGAAAACCTACTCAAAGAACAAAAAAATCAAATAAAAAACCTTGAGCAGGAAATAAACCGTATTCAGGAAGAAGCTGATAGAACCCAAAGAACTCTTACAGAAGGTTTTTTATCTATCATCACAAGCTACTCAAAATCTTTTAAGCTTCTCAACCAATATGATTCAGAAGAACTCTCCATTGAAGGACTGAATGAAAACATCATCTATGTAATTGATCCCGGTGAGGTAAGGAAAGCCATTCAGCAGTTAAAATCAAATTTGATACAAAAAGGAGAAGCAACTGAATTATTCGGGAATGAAAAAGATAAATCATTTGAGGGAATTCTGGGAAGTATTTCTCAAACTGCTTTCGGGGAACCTGCATATCCCACAGTAGAGCAACAGGCGGCACAACTTTTATACTCAATCATTAAAGGTCATGCCTTTAGTGATGGCAATAAAAGAATAGGATCATTTTTATTCGTATGGTTCCTTGAACAAAATAACTTCCATCTCAACTCACAGGGACAACAAAAGATCAATGAAAACACTCTGGTGAGTATTGCCCTGGCAGTAGCCCAAAGCGCACCCGACCAAAGAGAGTTAATAAAGCAACTTATTATCAACCTGATAAAGGAATAA
- a CDS encoding YceI family protein, which produces MKANGNLKFLLIVLLLGFGTNLSLKAQSYTLNQKPSYVLVDGTSNIHDWSLEAESFSGNLKAEFDEGKLEELEQLNFTVMAESLKSGKSGMDKNTYNALKTNSYKKISFQLKDVKSIEASGTDSYKVNTTGTLELAGVKKEINLTFNLMVKGNEIILKGNYKLNMTDYNIEPPTAMFGTISTGENVTIKFETHFIK; this is translated from the coding sequence ATGAAAGCTAATGGTAACCTTAAATTTTTACTGATTGTACTTCTTCTGGGATTTGGCACAAACCTTTCTTTGAAAGCACAATCTTATACCCTGAACCAAAAACCTTCTTATGTACTGGTGGACGGAACTTCCAACATCCATGACTGGAGCCTTGAAGCGGAAAGCTTCAGTGGAAACCTGAAAGCCGAGTTTGACGAAGGTAAACTTGAAGAACTCGAGCAACTTAATTTTACCGTTATGGCCGAAAGCCTTAAAAGCGGAAAAAGCGGGATGGACAAAAACACCTACAACGCGCTTAAAACCAATTCTTACAAAAAGATTTCGTTTCAGCTAAAAGATGTGAAAAGCATCGAAGCCTCTGGTACAGATTCTTATAAGGTAAATACTACCGGAACTCTGGAACTCGCCGGAGTGAAAAAAGAGATCAATCTTACTTTCAACCTCATGGTAAAAGGAAACGAGATAATTCTAAAAGGAAACTATAAATTAAATATGACCGATTATAATATTGAACCTCCAACAGCTATGTTCGGCACCATCTCTACCGGTGAGAACGTAACAATTAAATTCGAAACACATTTCATTAAATAA